A region of Meleagris gallopavo isolate NT-WF06-2002-E0010 breed Aviagen turkey brand Nicholas breeding stock chromosome 27, Turkey_5.1, whole genome shotgun sequence DNA encodes the following proteins:
- the LOC109371030 gene encoding proline-rich protein 9-like — MSYYEQCKQPCLPPPICLQKCSQRVEPCSNICVKPCPTQCVEVCQNPCASESTTCCSTQCVEPCSTQCSTQCVTQCVEPCSTQCVTQCVEPCSTQCSTQCVTQCVEPCSTQCTTQCVDVCPPTCIDACIKPCATQCSTQCPVPCVEQCSTQCSTKCVEPCPAPCVEVCTKKCVDTCETVCLEPCGTVCTRPC, encoded by the coding sequence ATGTCTTACTATGAGCAGTGCAAGCAGCCCTGCCTGCCGCCTCCCATctgcctgcagaaatgcagccagCGTGTGGAGCCCTGCAGCAACATCTGCGTAAAGCCGTGCCCAACACAATGCGTGGAGGTCTGCCAGAACCCATGTGCTTCTGAGTCCACCACGTGCTGCAGCACCCAGTGTGTggagccctgcagcacccagtgCAGCACCCAGTGCGTCACCCAGTGCGTggagccctgcagcacccagtgTGTCACCCAGTGTGTGGAGCCTTGCAGCACCCAGTGCAGCACCCAGTGTGTCACCCAGTGTGTGGAGCCTTGCAGCACCCAGTGCACCACTCAGTGTGTGGATGTCTGTCCCCCTACGTGCATTGATGCCTGCATCAAGCCCTGTGCCACCCAGTGCTCCACGCAGTGCCCCGTTCCATGTGTGGAGCAGTGCAGCACCCAGTGCAGCACCAAGTGTGTGGAGCCCTGCCCAGCACCATGTGTGGAGGTGTGCACCAAGAAGTGTGTAGATACATGCGAGACCGTGTGCCTGGAGCCGTGCGGCACCGTCTGCACTCGTCCATGCTAA
- the LOC104914420 gene encoding keratin-associated protein 10-4-like codes for MLFQTDCQRRQPCLPPHVVLVRNLPVRRSVDPCSPVCSVSRLNTCAEPCYYARVPQGTTTYLKLGSCDVRQIALDPCCLGITTHVDPCCQDGTQCTTTCVDPCCQDVTKCTTRCVDPCCQDGTQCTTTCVDSCCQDVTKCTTRCVDPCCQDGTQCTTRCVDPCCQDVTKCTTRCVDPCCQDVTKCTTRCVDPCCQDVTKCTTRCVDPCCKEVTKCTTTRCVDPCCKEVTRCTTRCAAPCCEEVTKCTTKCVDPCCRPGTRCATACVDPCYGRVTKCTTRCVDPCCGAVTRCSTKCVEPCCEEVSKCTSRCVDPCSGVVTRCTTKCVDPCCGRVTKCARCKNPCCEEVSKCTTRCVDPCCGRVTKCVDPCCREVTGCKNRCVDPSCKEVTRCTPICVETCCTEVTKCATTCVDPCCQDATKCTTTCVDPCCKEVTKCTTTCVDPCCQDVTQCTTRCEDLCCQDATQYTTTCVDPCCQDANQCTSACVVPCVPPCFARPTPLCASICGRHYSISCADICCRK; via the coding sequence ATGCTTTTCCAAACCGACTGCCAGCGCAGACAGCCCTGCCTCCCACCTCATGTCGTCCTGGTGAGGAATTTGCCCGTCAGAAGAAGCGTGGATCCTTGCAGCCCTGTCTGCAGCGTCTCACGCCTGAACACATGTGCAGAGCCATGTTACTATGCCAGGGTTCCTCAGGGCACCACCACCTACCTGAAACTTGGTAGCTGTGATGTGAGGCAGATTGCCTTGGATCCCTGCTGCCTTGGGATCACCACACACGTGGATCCCTGCTGCCAGGATGGAACCCAGTGCACCACTACATGCGTGGATCCCTGCTGTCAGGATGTCACCAAGTGCACCACCAGGTGTGTGGATCCCTGCTGTCAGGATGGAACCCAGTGCACCACCACATGCGTGGATTCCTGCTGCCAGGATGTCACCAAGTGCACCACCAGATGTGTGGATCCCTGCTGCCAGGATGGAACCCAGTGCACTACAAGATGCGTGGACCCCTGCTGCCAGGATGTTACCAAGTGCACCACCAGATGTGTGGATCCCTGCTGTCAGGATGTCACCAAGTGCACCACCAGATGTGTGGATCCCTGCTGCCAGGATGTCACCAAGTGCACCACCAGATGTGTAGATCCCTGTTGCAAGGAAGTGACCAAGTGTACTACTACCAGATGTGTAGACCCCTGCTGCAAGGAGGTGACCAGATGTACTACCAGATGTGCAGCTCCCTGTTGTGAGGAAGTGACCAAGTGCACCACCAAGTGTGTGGATCCCTGCTGTAGACCTGGGACCAGATGTGCTACTGCATGTGTGGACCCATGCTATGGCAGAGTTACCAAGTGCACCACCAGATGTGTGGACCCCTGCTGTGGAGCAGTGACCCGATGCAGCACTAAGTGCGTGGAACCGTGTTGTGAGGAAGTGAGCAAGTGCACCAGCAGGTGTGTGGATCCGTGCAGTGGAGTTGTGACCAGGTGCACCACAAAGTGTGTGGATCCGTGCTGTGGCAGAGTGACCAAGTGTGCAAGATGCAAGAATCCCTGCTGTGAGGAAGTGAGTAAGTGCACCACCAGATGCGTAGATCCCTGCTGTGGCAGAGTGACCAAGTGTGTGGATCCGTGCTGTAGGGAGGTGACCGGCTGCAAAAACAGGTGTGTGGATCCCAGCTGCAAGGAGGTGACCAGGTGCACCCCCATTTGTGTGGAAACCTGCTGCACTGAGGTGACAAAGTGTGCCACTACATGCGTAGATCCCTGCTGTCAGGATGCCACTAAGTGCACCACCACATGCGTGGATCCCTGCTGCAAGGAGGTGACCAAATGCACTACCACGTGTGTGGACCCATGCTGCCAGGACGTGACCCAGTGCACGACCAGGTGTGAAGATCTCTGTTGCCAGGATGCAACCCAGTACACCACCACCTGCGTAGATCCCTGCTGCCAGGATGCAAACCAATGCACCTCCGCGTGTGTGGTTCCCTGTGTCCCCCCCTGCTTTGCGAGGCCCACCCCACTGTGTGCCAGCATCTGTGGCCGGCACTACTCCATCAGCTGTGCTGACATCTGCTGCCGCAAGTGA
- the TCHH gene encoding trichohyalin, which produces MSHFLDSVSTIITVFHQHAKEDGDQSKFNRRKMKEFIQKEFADAIVNPHDPQTIDKILQFLEWDGDGEIDFNEFLLLVFRVAKACYWYLQKGQRLLQRTKLITSSKTVQEPEIKNRGSRQQFQEEESRTLERNRHPPCIPEPRDTRVQDLETHEETGSHCQQRNTQSRADARQSTRPREMIPQEYEEQNQEPCDQRSSRRRQQPELDRLGDLQNHKRGSLKTAHRDERQNQEKPHREQLADVRSCSHSCEPQLLPDRRSGRQPRESTLPVYDQRNHRPQDQEAVAHGRSSRRPHEPEEADRGRRNQIQKPELLKDERSRNHLRELEQKELERSSRQLCKSEYLDSERLHQSYLQEPLVIEHRYNNTKELEEDYYEQGKTQKGRRPRESMTYERTREDIVAEAEADIEIQHVIRNRERKEEARRPHGSVRSEWTQEDTVAEAEADVIRHVTQERGREETRRPCESVRDVKTREDIVAEDEADVEIRRVSQEREREGEARRPRESQRYERTREDIVAEAEAEADVEIRRVTQERDREQARRPRERARYMKTQEDIVAEAEADVEIHRVTQERGREEARRPHEIPRYVKTQEDIVAEAEADVEIRRVTQERDREQATRPRETTRYVKTREDIVAEAEADVEIRRVTQERDRQEARRPRERVRYVKTQEDIEAEAEADVEIHRVSREWERKEEARTPRESVRSDRTQEDVVAEAEADVEIRYVTQERDREEARRPRGKARYVKTREDIVAEAEADVEIRRISREQERKQEARRPRETQRYVKTREDIVAEAEADAEIRHVTQERDREEARRPRETARYVKTQEDIVAEAEADVEIRRVSRERERQEEARRPRESQRYVKTQEDIVAEAEADVEIRRVTQERDREEARRPRESARFQRTQEDIVAEADADVEIRRVSQEPKREEEARRPRELVRSERIQEDIVADIEADVEIRRVTQKREREEARRPRESVRCERTREDIVAEAEADVEIRRVSQERDREGEARRPRESARFQRTQEDIVAEAEADVEIRRVTQGRERQEEAGRPHESQRYGKAREDIVAEAEADVEIRRVTQERDREARRPRETARYVKTREDIVAEAEADVEIRRVSRERERQQEARRPRESQRYVKTREDIVAEAEADAEIRRVTQEKEREGEARRPRESARFQRTQEDIVAEAEADVEIRRVTQERDRQEARRPRESARFQRTQEDIVAEAEADVEIRRVTQKRERQEEARRPRESQRSEQTREDIVAEADADVEIHRVSQERDREEARRPRESARYVKTQEDIVAEAEADVEIRRVSRERERQQEARRPRESQRYVKTREDIVAEAEADVEIRRVTQERDREDVRRPRETARYVKTQEDIVAEAEADVEIRRVTQERDRQEARRPRERARYVKTREDIVAEAEADVEIRRVTQKRERQEEARRPRESVRSEQTREDIVAEAEADVEIRHVSQERDREEARRPRETARYVKTREDIVAEAEADVEIRRVSRERERQQEARRPRESQRYVRTREDIVAEAEADVEIRRVTQKRERQEEARRPRESVRSEQTREDIVAEAEADVEIRRVSQERKREEEARRPRELVRSERIREDIVADIEADVEIRRVTQKREREEARRPRETARYVKTREDIVAEAEADVEIRRVSQERDRQEARRPRESQRYERTREYTVAEAEADVQIRRVTQERDRQEAQRPHETARYMKTQEDIVAEAEADVEIRRVTQKREREEARRPRESVRSEQTREDIVAEGEADVEIHHVSQEQEREGEARRPCESARFQRTQEDIVVEAEADVEIRHISRELLHEEEATRPRKLVTYARTQEETVAAAEAEICREKEQQRDSLRKHEEPVEERRTVQVQVREDAIVNERSLDRQRDLEVEQNRFPVHNDQGRRQDRSLYQTVDIDSRDLVPHGEVPSVTDVRVRYIPSVPDVRPEVQTVPEPCEPQTIAYLIHVIQNLNDPKATTYEIICQQSNGSEQPVYVRKCYVSPQPPDGPCKDSSVVEPEPQHLPSSSSQENARELKEPRKSETRERSTTAVKEAAQQASAPELDGLKGDTNQSETREDRRDHQSPRVNDVEEKNRQPEDDGPKATGEEVSQEAESRGNKDRKAKSQSPPSRDPELQEARKQGQQAAEEPRHQRDEAGCCHEDAELPSPERSRQTREDENSKRSSQQEGTTQPQSEEEHRPVAPQEPSQPTRDEAKAP; this is translated from the exons ATGTCTCACTTCTTAGACAGTGTTTCCACCATCATTACTGTCTTTCACCAACATGCAAAGGAAGATGGAGACCAATCCAAATTCAACCGAAGAAAGATGAAGGAGTTCATTCAGAAGGAATTTGCAGATGCCATAGTG AACCCACACGACCCTCAGACAATTGACAAGATTCTGCAGTTTCTggagtgggatggggatggagaaaTCGATTTTAATGAGTTTCTGCTTTTAGTATTCAGAGTGGCTAAAGCCTGCTACTGGTACCTGCAGAAGGGACAACGCCTTCTGCAAAGAACAAAGCTGATAACCAGCAGCAAGACAGTCCAAGAGCCTGAAATTAAGAACAGAGGGAGCCGTCAGCAGTTCCAGGAAGAGGAATCACGAACACTTGAACGCAATCGCCATCCCCCCTGCATACCTGAACCACGAGACACCAGGGTCCAGGATCTTGAGACACACGAGGAGACGGGAAGTCATTGCCAGCAACGTAACACACAAAGTAGAGCTGATGCAAGACAAAGCACCAGGCCAAGGGAAATGATCCCTCAAGAATATGAAGAACAAAACCAAGAGCCATGCGACCAACGAAGCAGCCGAAGACGTCAGCAACCCGAGCTGGACAGACTGGGAGATTTACAAAACCACAAGCGCGGCAGCTTGAAGACAGCACACAGAGATGAGAGACAAAATCAAGAGAAGCCTCATCGAGAGCAACTAGCAGacgtgaggagctgcagccattCCTGTGaaccacagctgctgccagaccGGCGGAGTGGCCGTCAGCCACGTGAATCAACATTGCCAGTGTATGATCAAAGAAACCATCGACCACAAGATCAAGAGGCAGTGGCACATGGGAGAAGCAGCCGTCGGCCACATGAGCCAGAAGAAGCAGATAGAGGAAGGCGCAATCAAATCCAAAAGCCTGAATTACTCAAAGATGAGAGAAGCCGCAACCACCTACGTGAGCTGGAACAAAAAGAACTTGAAAGAAGCAGCCGCCAGCTGTGCAAGTCTGAATACCTGGATTCAGAAAGGCTGCATCAGTCATACCTCCAGGAACCGCTAGTAATAGAACACAGATACAATAACACAAAGGAGCTAGAAGAAGACTACTATGAACAAGGGAAAACACAGAAGGGCAGGAGACCACGTGAATCCATGACATATGAAAGGACAAGAGAAGACATTGTGGCGGAAGCTGAAGCTGATATAGAGATCCAACATGTAATACGaaacagggagagaaaagaggaagccAGGAGACCCCATGGATCAGTGAGGTCTGAATGGACACAAGAGGACACTGTGGCTGAAGCCGAAgctgatgtgatcagacatgTGACCCAAGAAAGGGGCAGAGAAGAGACAAGGAGACCCTGTGAGTCGGTGAGGGACGTGAAGACACGGGAGGACATTGTGGCTGAAGATGAAGCCGACGTGGAGATCCGCCGTGTGTCCCAAGAACgggagagagaaggggaagcCAGGAGACCCCGCGAATCACAGAGGTATGAAAGGACACGGGAGGACATTGTAGCTGAAGCTGAAGCTGAAGCTGATGTGGAGATCCGACGTGTAACCCAAGAAAGGGACAGAGAACAGGCCAGGAGACCCCGTGAAAGGGCAAGGTACATGAAGACTCAGGAGGACATTGTGGCTGAAGCCGAAGCTGATGTGGAGATACACCGTGTAACCCAAGAAAGGGGCAGAGAAGAGGCCAGGAGACCCCATGAAATTCCGAGGTATGTGAAGACTCAGGAGGACATTGTGGCAGAAGCTGAAGCTGATGTGGAGATTAGACGTGTAACCCAAGAAAGGGACAGAGAACAGGCCACGAGACCACGTGAAACGACGAGGTATGTAAAGACTCGGGAGGACATTGTGGCTGAAGCTGAAGCTGATGTGGAGATCCGACGTGTAACCCAAGAAAGGGACAGACAAGAAGCCAGGAGACCCCGTGAAAGGGTGAGGTACGTGAAGACTCAGGAGGACATTGAAGCTGAAGCTGAAGCTGATGTGGAGATCCACCGTGTGTCCCGGGAatgggagagaaaagaggaggCAAGGACACCACGTGAATCAGTGAGATCTGACAGGACACAGGAGGATGTAGTGGCAGAAGCTGAAGCTGATGTTGAGATCCGCTATGTGACCCAAGAAAGGGACAGAGAAGAAGCCCGGAGACCACGTGGAAAGGCAAGGTACGTGAAGACACGGGAGGACATTGTGGCTGAAGCTGAAGCTGATGTAGAGATCCGCCGTATCTCCCGGgaacaggagagaaaacaggAGGCCAGGAGACCCCGTGAAACACAGAGGTACGTGAAGACACGGGAGGACATTGTAGCAGAAGCTGAAGCCGATGCTGAGATCCGACATGTAACCCAAGAAAGGGACAGAGAAGAAGCCCGGAGACCCCGTGAAACGGCGAGGTACGTGAAAACACAGGAGGACATTGTGGCAGAAGCGGAAGCTGATGTGGAGATCCGCCGTGTTTCCCGGGAACGGGAGAGACAAGAGGAGGCCAGGAGACCCCGTGAATCACAGAGGTACGTGAAGACTCAGGAGGACATTGTAGCTGAAGCCGAAGCTGATGTTGAGATCCGCCGTGTAACCCAAGAAAGGGACAGAGAAGAAGCCAGGAGACCCCGTGAATCAGCGCGATTCCAGAGGACACAAGAGGACATTGTGGCAGAAGCTGACGCTGATGTGGAGATCCGCCGTGTGTCCCAGGAACCCAAGAGAGAAGAAGAAGCCAGAAGACCCCGTGAATTGGTAAGATCTGAGCGGATACAGGAGGACATTGTGGCTGATATTGAAGCCGATGTGGAGATTAGACGTGTGACacaaaaaagggagagagaagaagCCAGGAGACCCCGTGAATCAGTGAGATGTGAGCGCACACGGGAGGACATTGTAGCTGAAGCCGAGGCTGATGTGGAGATCCGCCGTGTGTCCCAAGAACGGGACAGAGAAGGGGAAGCCAGGAGACCCCGTGAATCAGCCCGATTCCAGAGGACACAAGAGGACATTGTGGCTGAAGCCGAAGCTGATGTGGAGATCCGACGTGTAACCCAAGGAAGGGAGAGACAAGAGGAGGCCGGGAGACCTCATGAATCACAGAGGTACGGGAAGGCAAGGGAGGACATTGTGGCTGAAGCTGAAGCTGATGTTGAGATCCGCCGTGTAACCCAAGAAAGGGACAGAGAAGCCAGGAGACCCCGTGAAACGGCAAGGTACGTGAAGACACGGGAGGACATTGTGGCTGAAGCTGAGGCCGATGTTGAGATCCGCCGTGTTTCCCGGGAACGGGAGAGACAACAGGAAGCAAGGAGACCCCGTGAATCACAGAGGTACGTGAAGACACGGGAGGACATTGTAGCAGAAGCTGAAGCCGATGCTGAGATCCGCCGTGTAACccaagaaaaggagagagaaggggaagcCAGGAGACCCCGTGAATCAGCCCGATTCCAGAGGACACAAGAGGACATTGTGGCAGAAGCTGAAGCTGATGTGGAGATCCGACGTGTAACCCAAGAAAGGGACAGACAAGAAGCCAGGAGACCCCGTGAATCAGCCCGATTCCAGAGGACACAAGAGGACATTGTGGCTGAAGCCGAAGCTGATGTGGAGATCCGACGTGTGACACAAAAAAGGGAGAGACAAGAGGAGGCCAGGAGACCCCGTGAATCACAGAGGTCTGAGCAGACACGGGAAGACATTGTGGCAGAAGCTGACGCTGATGTGGAGATCCACCGTGTAAGCCAAGAAAGGGACAGAGAAGAAGCCAGGAGACCCCGTGAATCGGCAAGGTACGTGAAGACTCAGGAGGACATTGTGGCTGAAGCTGAGGCCGATGTTGAGATCCGCCGTGTTTCCCGGGAACGGGAGAGACAACAGGAGGCCAGGAGACCCCGTGAATCACAGAGGTACGTGAAGACACGGGAGGACATTGTAGCAGAAGCTGAAGCTGATGTAGAGATCCGCCGTGTAACCCAAGAAAGGGACAGAGAAGATGTCAGGAGACCCCGTGAAACAGCAAGGTACGTGAAGACACAGGAGGACATTGTGGCAGAAGCTGAAGCTGATGTGGAGATCCGACGTGTAACCCAAGAAAGGGACAGACAAGAAGCCAGGAGACCCCGTGAAAGGGCGAGGTACGTGAAGACTCGGGAGGACATTGTAGCGGAAGCCGAAGCTGATGTGGAGATCCGACGTGTGACACAAAAAAGGGAGAGACAAGAGGAGGCCAGGAGACCCCGTGAATCGGTGAGGTCTGAGCAGACACGGGAAGACATTGTGGCTGAAGCTGAAGCTGATGTGGAGATCCGCCATGTAAGCCAAGAAAGGGACAGAGAAGAAGCCCGGAGACCCCGTGAAACGGCAAGGTACGTGAAGACACGGGAGGACATTGTGGCTGAAGCTGAGGCCGATGTTGAGATCCGCCGTGTTTCCCGGGAACGGGAGAGACAACAGGAGGCCAGGAGACCCCGTGAATCACAGCGATACGTGAGGACTCGAGAGGACATTGTGGCTGAAGCTGAAGCTGATGTGGAGATCCGACGTGTGACACAAAAAAGGGAGAGACAAGAGGAGGCCAGGAGACCCCGTGAATCGGTGAGGTCTGAGCAGACACGGGAAGACATTGTGGCAGAAGCTGAAGCTGATGTGGAGATCCGCCGTGTGTCCCAGGAACgcaagagagaagaggaagcCAGAAGACCCCGTGAATTGGTGAGATCTGAGCGGATACGGGAGGACATTGTGGCTGATATTGAAGCCGATGTGGAGATTAGACGTGTGACacaaaaaagggagagagaagaagCCAGGAGACCCCGTGAAACGGCAAGGTACGTGAAGACACGGGAGGACATTGTGGCTGAAGCTGAAGCTGATGTGGAGATCCGACGTGTAAGCCAAGAAAGGGACAGACAAGAAGCCAGGAGACCCCGTGAATCACAGAGGTATGAACGGACACGGGAGTACACTGTAGCTGAAGCTGAAGCTGATGTGCAGATCCGACGTGTAACCCAAGAAAGGGACAGACAAGAAGCCCAGAGACCCCATGAAACGGCGAGGTACATGAAGACTCAGGAGGACATTGTAGCTGAAGCCGAAGCTGATGTGGAGATCAGACGTGTGACacaaaaaagggagagagaagaagCCAGGAGACCACGTGAATCGGTGAGGTCTGAGCAGACACGGGAGGACATTGTGGCAGAAGGTGAGGCTGATGTGGAGATCCACCATGTGTCCCAAGAAcaggagagagaaggggaagcCAGGAGACCCTGTGAATCAGCCAGATTCCAGAGGACACAAGAGGACATTGTGGTTGAAGCTGAAGCTGATGTGGAGATCCGCCACATTTCCAGAGAACTGTTGCATGAAGAAGAGGCCACGAGACCACGTAAATTGGTGACATATGCAAGGACTCAGGAGGAAACTGTggctgcagctgaagcagagaTCTGCCGTGAGAAGGAACAGCAGAGAGATAGCCTCCGTAAGCATGAGGAACCTGTGGAGGAGAGGAGGACTGTACAGGTACAAGTGAGGGAAGATGCCATTGTAAACGAAAGGAGTCTTGATCGTCAGCGGGACCTGGAAGTGGAGCAAAATAGGTTCCCAGTACACAATGATCAGGGAAGAAGGCAGGACAGAAGCCTCTACCAAACTGTGGACATTGATAGCAGAGACCTCGTCCCCCATGGAGAAGTGCCGTCTGTCACTGATGTGAGGGTCCGCTATATTCCCTCTGTCCCTGATGTACGCCCAGAGGTACAGACTGTCCCTGAGCCCTGTGAGCCTCAGACCATTGCATATTTGATCCATGTTATCCAGAACCTGAATGATCCCAAAGCTACCACATATGAGATCATCTGTCAGCAGTCCAATGGCTCAGAGCAGCCTGTCTATGTAAGGAAATGCTACGTTTCACCACAGCCACCAGATGGGCCGTGCAAAGACAGCAGTGTTGTGGAGCCTGAACCACAGCATCTTCCATCTTCCAGTTCCCAGGAAAATGCAAGGGAGCTCAAGGAGCCCAGGAAAAGTGAGACTCGGGAAAGGTCTACAACAGCAGTAAAGGAAGCGGCTCAGCAGGCTTCTGCCCCTGAGTTGGATGGCTTGAAGGGTGACACCAATCAGTCTGAGACTAGGGAAGACAGGAGGGACCACCAGAGTCCCCGGGTGAATGATGTGGAAGAGAAGAATCGTCAGCCAGAGGATGATGGACCAAAAGCCACAGGAGAGGAAGTCTCACAGGAAGCCGAATCCCGAGGAAACAAAGACAGGAAGGCCAAGAGCCAATCACCTCCATCCCGAGAtccagagctgcaggaagctCGCAAGCAGGGCCAGCAAGCTGCAGAAGAGCCACGTCACCAAAGGGACGAAGCTGGCTGCTGCCACGAGGATGCAGAGCTCCCCTCACCAGAGAGGAGCCGCCAGACACGAGAagatgaaaacagcaaaaggagCTCCCAGCAAGAGGGTACCACTCAGCCTCAAAGTGAGGAGGAACACAGGCCCGTGGCTCCACAAGAACCAAGCCAGCCTACGAGGGATGAGGCCAAGGCACCCTGA
- the LOC100539174 gene encoding cornulin-like has product MAQLQENINGIITTFYTYASSDGDCSTLSRGELRQLIEQEFEDVIMDARDPRTVEKVLLFLDEDSSGKVDFSEFLNLVFRVAKACHGQLQQYLEPEDDQELTVQEEADGEQHHKQVLEEGVSEQVREGGTSQQDQDTQQHQKGEEPKKHQDTQQNQEDGTPKNQDTQKTEKSETPKIQDTQKTQEVETPKSNQGTQQKQKSEMPKNVHQDDRAKAREEGPKRGENVVTETSEKDRNTQKIEKIPKHDPKPHQDKVTETPKLGQNHHQRQELEPAEQSHISPTKTPERTTDKTKDHAAPWQDPSPKGTQELPPPVRGTSPHPDPQASGIQHDTAHLPHPTVVVQEGSGVEAERVPGQQQHGPHGKGKHAAEQEHLQPQWPPRK; this is encoded by the exons ATGGCCCAGCTCCAGGAGAACATCAATGGCATCATCACTACCTTCTACACCTATGCCAGCAGTGACGGCGACTGCAGCACGCTGAGCAGAGGGGAGCTGCGGCAGCTCATCGAGCAGGAATTTGAGGATGTGATCATG GATGCCCGGGATCCCAGAACTGTTGAGAAGGTGTTGCTCTTCCTGGATGAAGACAGCAGTGGCAAGGTTGACTTTAGTGAGTTCCTCAACCTGGTTTTCCGCGTGGCCAAGGCTTGCCACGGGCAACTCCAGCAGTACCTGGAGCCAGAAGATGATCAGGAGCTTACAGTGCAGGAGGAGGCAGATGGGGAGCAGCACCACAAGCAGGTCCTGGAGGAGGGGGTGAGTGAACAGGTGCGGGAGGGTGGGACATCCCAACAGGATCAGGAcacccagcagcaccagaagGGTGAGGAACCAAAGAAGCACCAAGACACCCAACAGAATCAGGAAGATGGGACACCAAAGAACCAGGACACCCAAAAGACTGAGAAGAGTGAGACACCAAAGATTCAAGATACTCAAAAGACTCAGGAGGTTGAGACACCAAAGAGCAACCAAGGCACccaacagaaacagaagagcGAGATGCCAAAGAATGTCCATCAGGATGACAGGGCCAAGGCACGAGAAGAGGGTCCAAAGAGAGGTGAAAACGTAGTCACTGAGACCtcagagaaggacagaaatacCCAAAAAATcgaaaaaataccaaaacatGACCCCAAGCCCCACCAGGACAAAGTGACCGAGACACCAAAGCTAGGACAGAACCATCACCAGAGGCAAGAGCTggagccagcagagcagagccacaTTTCTCCCACCAAGACACCAGAAAGAACCACGGACAAGACCAAGGACCATGCAGCTCCTTGGCAGGACCCCAGTCCCAAAGGGACCCAAGAGCTGCCACCTCCAGTGAGGGGCACGAGCCCCCACCCGGATCCCCAGGCCTCAGGGATCCAGCACGACACAGCTCACCTTCCTCACCCCACAGTGGTGGTGCAAGAAGGCAGCGGGGTTGAGGCTGAACGTGTCCCAGGACAACAGCAACATGGGCCTCATGGCAAAGGAAAACATGCGGCAGAGCAGGAGCACCTGCAGCCTCAGTGGCCTCCGAGGAAATAA